In Nocardia sputorum, a single genomic region encodes these proteins:
- the aceA gene encoding isocitrate lyase, with translation MSTTGTPRTAAEIQQDWDTNPRWKGVTRNYTAEQVSKLQGTVVEEHTLARRGSEILWDLVNNEDYINSLGALTGNQAVQQVRAGLKAIYLSGWQVAGDANLSGHTYPDQSLYPANSVPSVVRRINNALLRADEIAKVEGDTAVSNWLAPIVADAEAGFGGALNAYELQKAMIAAGAAGVHWEDQLASEKKCGHLGGKVLIPTQQHIRTLTSARLAADVADVPSVIIARTDAEAATLITSDVDERDREFLDGTRTPEGFFGVKNGIEPCIARAKAYAPYADLIWMETGVPDLEVARKFAEAVRGEFPDQLLAYNCSPSFNWKAHLDDATIAKFQRELGAMGFKFQFITLAGFHSLNYGMFDLAYGYAREGMTAFVDLQEREFKAAAERGFTAIKHQREVGAGYFDTIATTVDPNTSTAALKGSTEEGQFH, from the coding sequence ATGTCGACCACCGGCACCCCGAGGACCGCCGCGGAAATCCAGCAGGATTGGGACACCAACCCCCGCTGGAAGGGCGTCACCCGTAACTACACCGCGGAGCAGGTGTCGAAGCTCCAGGGCACCGTCGTCGAGGAGCACACCCTCGCTCGCCGCGGCTCGGAGATCCTGTGGGATCTCGTCAACAACGAGGACTACATCAACTCCCTCGGCGCCCTCACCGGCAACCAGGCGGTCCAGCAGGTCCGCGCCGGCCTGAAGGCCATCTACCTGTCGGGTTGGCAGGTCGCCGGTGACGCGAACCTGTCCGGCCACACCTACCCCGACCAGTCGCTGTACCCGGCCAACTCGGTGCCGTCGGTGGTCCGCCGCATCAACAACGCGCTGCTGCGCGCCGACGAGATCGCCAAGGTCGAGGGCGACACCGCCGTCTCCAACTGGCTGGCCCCGATCGTCGCCGACGCCGAGGCCGGCTTCGGTGGCGCGCTGAACGCCTACGAGCTGCAGAAGGCCATGATCGCCGCCGGCGCCGCCGGTGTGCACTGGGAGGACCAGCTGGCCTCCGAGAAGAAGTGCGGCCACCTGGGCGGCAAGGTGCTGATCCCGACCCAGCAGCACATCCGCACCCTGACCTCCGCGCGTCTGGCCGCCGACGTCGCCGACGTGCCGTCGGTGATCATCGCCCGCACCGACGCCGAGGCCGCCACCCTGATCACCTCGGACGTGGACGAGCGCGACCGTGAGTTCCTGGACGGCACCCGCACCCCCGAGGGCTTCTTCGGTGTGAAGAACGGCATCGAGCCCTGCATCGCGCGTGCCAAGGCCTACGCCCCCTACGCCGACCTCATCTGGATGGAGACCGGCGTGCCGGACCTCGAGGTCGCGCGCAAGTTCGCCGAGGCCGTCCGTGGCGAGTTCCCGGACCAGCTGCTGGCCTACAACTGCTCGCCGTCCTTCAACTGGAAGGCCCACCTGGACGACGCGACCATCGCGAAGTTCCAGCGTGAGCTCGGCGCGATGGGCTTCAAGTTCCAGTTCATCACCCTGGCCGGCTTCCACTCGCTCAACTACGGCATGTTCGACCTGGCCTACGGCTACGCCCGCGAGGGCATGACCGCCTTCGTCGACCTGCAGGAGCGCGAGTTCAAGGCCGCCGCCGAGCGTGGCTTCACCGCCATCAAGCACCAGCGTGAGGTCGGCGCGGGCTACTTCGACACCATCGCCACCACGGTCGACCCGAACACCTCCACCGCGGCGCTCAAGGGTTCCACCGAAGAGGGCCAGTTCCACTGA